The genomic segment tcttggtattgtgatatggtacattgttggcgtatcccattgttggtacttgtgatggtgagcttgattgttgatgattgacgtATGTATTGCACgtattctctcatattcatgatgcatggccgatacccggtgatgatccggtatcgttgattaaGCGGAACTGATATTTGCTAAACTATTTTACTTGaatgattgtgaaaaggccgatgtccgaaaaTCCATTCCGAAATTGTTGATTATATGAAACTAGTGTTTgacaaactcttttacttgagtgattgtgagaaggccgatgtccgaggttcaattccggaatcattgacatatgcattgcatacattctatcatattcatgatgcatggccgatacccggtgatgatccggtattgTTGATtaagcgaaactgatattttgataaactttttacttgagtgactgtgAGGTGGGCGATGTCGGATAAGCTATTCCGGCATCGTTATTTcctggccgattccgatgttatcccggaatcgttgttagtgcatggacttcgcgggtccgccagggtggtgccggtgagactccccctgtgagcaattagccagggtcccgtctgtttgttaggcaaagatccgggacgggtggcacttagacttcgcgagtcatactgggttgtgctaccgagacgtcgatattttcatccgaagtacatgtgtacacctcatttgcatggcatgtgatacatcttgcattgcattgcattgatacatcttgcattgcattacattacattatggcttgtttgagatgatttggtgtttacttgtgatgaatggattcggattgatttattcagacttggcaaatttgggattagatgctttacttaggcaatgacatATACTTGGATCTGGATTTATTAATTGAACTTGTTGAGGCATCCCACAGACTgtccgtaagattagttatatgtttggtctctatgtgatgtaggataacgggtgtcttaatgatgagttgactactagactgAAATGATCGATTTAATGATATCTGAGTTCCGAGATCGTTGTGAGCTTAACTGGTGAATTATTAGAGTGAATTTAATGCTTAAAGGTATTGATATACAGTGTGTGGTAGATCgacgtatgacttgattgggttgttatcctgtttatttgtgaattcttttactgatatgtgttactcaccattgtcggcctatgatacttactcggTACGCGTGGTTTGTGCGATATTGCACTTCGCTAcacccttttggggtgtagattgttttcGGTGATTGATCGGAGCATATGTGGAAATACGCGGTGTCTATCTGGAAgacctcctcccatttcattcgaggatggaggttgagttttagaatgtagtggtaatctGAAGTCATTAgccgctcttgtactagtctagaccaggtcatgggaagatGGATTGAGTCTGTAATCATGTATTTGTTCTAATCATATGAACACTTGAGTTTATTACATAAATATTATGATATTCCGctgttatttctaaatatctatTGGTTTAAATGAATCATCCTTATTTAATTGATATGTATTcaatgagagggttcgcctaccgaggtgggaaaggtaggtgcccgcgcgaccccgaattggatcgtgacaataTTAGATAGCAGATTGGTGAAGAAAGGTAATGAGGGTGTAGCTCAGGTTCTAATGAGATGGACCGATAGTGATGCTTTTCAGGCTACAGGGAGTTTCCTTATGTATTGATGCATAAATTTCCTTCTTTCAGCCTTGATGAAAAGTCTGTTCTTCTATGGGGGGTATTGATGCAATtatacaaaatcaagataggATAATTGAGCTGACAATTGATGTGTTGATGACATGGAAAAATTAGTTAGTTGATTTCCGAAAGTTAGTCAAAGACGTTCCAAAAGTTAGTTACAGTTTGAAAGCTAGTTACAGTGGTTGTAGAATTAGTTACAGTTGTAATTCAACTAGTTAGTAGTTTGGATAATTCACAGGATCCATATATACAATGTAAAGTGTCTAATTGAGGCATTCATGATAAAACAaacctcttctttctctcttcataCATTTCTCTCAAATAGCTTCTTTCACGAATTAATTTCCTTGAGTTGCGACTGTAATTCTTCGAGTTCTTACTGCTAGATCTGTAAATCATTGTTaattatggatttcattgtaatTGTGCGTTAGGGTGACAAGAATGCACTAAACTACTCCAATCAGGGTTTACTGGCCCTCACTTTTCAAAGATACTCAACCCTTTGTGGATAATGTGACAAATGCCAAAAAAACGTGGACTATCACGAGAAACTCATTAGTTCTCTAGGATTTTTGGTACTAATATGAAAGTTAGAAGTTTCAGAATTGTTTCTATCTATTGATCTTCCATTATTGGGTACTAACATGAAAGATGTTTGTATCTAGGGTTTTGGtactaatttaattatttgattgctTGATCACCAATTGAATACTATTTGTGGCTAATTGATTATACTAGAAAGGGGGAATTGCGAGTGTAATAAGAATAGAGAGGGCGTGTTCGTGAACCTCTATATAGGGAATTGTTTCGCTAATATGGATAGGGATATAACCTTTAGCCTCGCCTAGTTGAATACAAAGATTTGAATGCATTCTGCTATTTTTCAGGCGACCATCAAAATATAGGCGTTGGAGTAGTTTAAATAGGCTTAGAGTAATCAGAAGACACTCATAAGTAATATCAACCTGCAACTAGTAACTCACTAGGTACAACGATCAATAGACTTAACTAGATTGTTAGTTACCATAGGCTTAGATCTTTCTCTACCCTAATTAAACTCAAATCTTGTTTGCTTTAGATTACCTTATATTGTTTCTTTTCAGCTGTTCATTTAGTTATAGTACAATCACCAAATTATTGAATTAATGAATAGTTTAATTGAATTCACTCTAGACAGTCGAAATATCCTGTGGGAACGATATCTAGACACAATCAATCCTTTATCACTTcgcgaccacgtatacttgtgtgtgcgtttgggagcaacatgATGCGATTAATGCTTATCACtctttgtatttgaaatttatggctTGCTATAGTTTTAACACACTCAATTAACAAGCTCAGCTTACGGAAAGGAAAATACATGATTTTTTTTCGTACTTTAGGGGAACCTTCAACACAATTAACTCGATTTATACTAGTTAAGTGGGTGAAACATGATCTGAGCTCCATGTTGTGGTTGAAGAGTCATAACAGTATAAGGAGCATGAGCATAGGCTGGTGAGAGCTTGAAGGAGAACTGCTTTAGTATCATCGAAAGTGCAACCTTTGCCTCTATCATGGAGAAATTTTGGCCAATACAAGTCCTTGGCCCCCATCCAAATGGCATGAATGCCATCTGTGTTGGATCTTTGCAAGCATGTGAAATTCCTTCCGCGAACCTCTCTGGTTTAAATTCTTCTGCATCGTCACCCCATAGCTCAGTCTCGCGGTTAATTAGCATTATAGGTAGTGTAAGATCCACCCCGGCTGGAATAGAGAGATCTCCTATTCTACATTCTTTGTAAGCGCGTTTGTACAAAGCAATCACTGGCGGATATAGCCTGAGCACTTCATTAAGAATCATACTTACCTGCAAAAAATAATTCTCACAAATTCATGCATGTTAGACATTACTCCTTCCAGTTATAAATATTAGTCGTTCTGGCTAACTGAATTTATTTAGAAAGTATGAACACTCACAGTTTTGAGGTGGCTTATTGCTTCAGCATCAGGATTCTTGTCCCTAACAACTTGTAGAACTTCTTGCCTTGCCTTTTCTTGCCAGTCCTGGTGAATAGCCAACACAATCAGAGTCCATGTCAACAAGCTTGATGTTGTTTCATGACCGGCAAGGTAAAACTGTTTGCATTCTTCTATTATGTCCTCCTTTGTCATCTGATAACTATTATTCACATTATTTAGTGAATTGTTCTCATTGTTAAATTGCAGCAACAGGCCAAGTAGGTCATCTTCCCTGGTTTGCCCTGTTCTGATCATGTTCTCCTTTGTGTCGACAATTGTTTTAAGCATTGAAGTGATCCTTCTGTCCAGGTACTTTCTTCTTCGGTTCTTCTTTGTTGGAACAAATCTGTGTATGATGATTTTTCAGAACTTGGTAAGTATTTGTTAAGAAAGTGACATGTTCTAGTTAAAAGGGAGTTTACCTAAAGCCGGGAATATATAACATTCCCATAGCCTCTATCACAAGTAGTTGCAGTTCTTTTTGTAGTTCTAGGATTTTCTTTCCATCTTCATAGCTACTTCCAAATGCTGTTCTTGAAATAATATCACCAGTAAGATCCTGAAATTCAGGCCAGATATCTATTTCTGAAGTCCCTTCAGGACTAATTGATTTCATCCACTTCTCTATCATAAATGCACAGCTTTCTGCTAGTGTTGGGATCATGCCCTGAAAATGGAAACCAAAATGAGCACGAAATTCCCTCCGATGATAAATCGGCTCTGATCAAAGGCGGATAAAGAATTTAAATTTCATGGGTTCAACCTTTAAAGTTCTTAGCACTGAACTCACTGTACTTTTGAAATTATGGATTCAGAATCTACTTTATGAAATTTTGTTACTACTTTTCGCATATATATCTATGTTCTATGTTAAAAGTACTGCGTTTAAGTTGAACCCGTAACTCAAAGGCTACATTTGCCACTGCCTCTTTTGAGTGAGTTGAATGTATACTAGAGCCACAAAAATGAGCATTCTTGAAGTTGAAAAAGTAACCTTCAGTTTGTCCAAGTGGAAAGCAGGATTGATTATCTTTCTGTGCATAGCCCATTTTTCACCTTGTAGAGTTGTCAATCCTTTAGTTAGAATCAACACAAGAGGGTTCAATGGTGGTAAATGAAAGTGGCCTTGCTTGTTTAAGAGCACTTCTTTAATCAGTGTTGGATCCATGATGATCAATCTTGGTGACGCCCCAAGCCAACTCAGAGATATCTTCCCTGcaaccattttcatttttagcTCATACTTATTgaggcaaaaagaaaaaaagtaacaattgaaagaaaaaaaaaagcaaaagccCCAGCCACGTACAATTGGGAAATAGCTAAGAATAGTGATAAAATTTGTGTTAGCTTCCAGCTGGAGGGAAaaagtttctttattttttagtaGTTAAAGAATTATTCAAGCGAATTAcagtttatataattaaaatagcaGGACAAAACGAAAGCCAACTAGACAATCAAGGTAAAAGGTAGGGTTTGAAATATGGGTTCGACAAGAACTCAGTAGGCCTAAATTCTGTTGTATAGAGAATTCACTAAATAGCCACTTTTTAGCCCTTGTAATTGAAAAAATCGTGACTATCATTAAGTTTCAAATTACACATCTATTGTTGTGGAGTTTCATCTGTGAAATTTAAAACTCAATGACCATACTATTTTTCAAAGACAGGACCAAAAAGTGGTTAATGATTGTTATTTCTTCTTTACTTATACTTGAAATACGTTGTTAAAATCATAACCtatgaaaatcctggatccccTATATAGAATATAGCTATCAAAGCTGTACTAACTTACCATATTTTTGGACCATATAATGAGTGAAGGGATCAACACGTGGCACAATAGCATGGGTTAAGCCAATTGGCTTGGACCATGCCTCATTCATTTGATTGCCAACATCTTTGAGGTCTCCAAGTAACAGCTTGTAACGAGTGCCTTTGAATCCTTGCAGCTTCAAACGCTTTTCCAGCAATTTTGGTTTTATCAAGATGGAGTAGGAAATTTTCAGAAGAAAATAGCTTAATATAAGCAAGGGAAATAGTAATAGAGAAAGGAATACTAGATTTGCCATCAGTAATGAAAAAGTACTTAAGACTTGAATTATGAGATAACTATCAGAAGTGATTGGTTACTATATACATATCCATTCCCAATATTTGGATTCAAATTTAGTCAAAGGTAATTGTTGGCAAAGAAAAATGTTGACTAAGGATAAAGTAATCTTGGTGAATAAGGCAACAATTGTATATGTTTCTTGTCTAGACAAAGAGCAAATATAATATTTGATTAAAGACTAGGACCAAACAAGTTTCTACAAAGGtgcaataaaataaaacaaaaattgtcGATAGGAGATTTGTCATTTCAAACCAATATGATATCATTTAGTCTTGGGATTTACCTAATTACCTTTGACGTTCTGCGGGCAGAGGCAAATATTGGATcagttttaaaataaattttttgttggGGAAGTGCACAAGTTCAAACTCCCAGACTCTAAGTTATCACCAGAAAGCTTGTTATATTTCTGTTTGTCCTTTGATGGATCATTAATGGTGAATAGTAGCTTTTGTGAAGAGCAAGATAGATGCATTGCGTTTCGTTCTTGGATATTGGATGAATACTATGACTATCAATTAGCCCTGCTATAAGATCGTCGGTTACTGTATATTGGAGAAATTTTTCAGCATCGTAAATTTAACTTTTCCATGAGTTATATTTGCTCTGAGAAATTAACACATAATTAAGTACTTCAATAATACTAACGAAGTGACTTTTGTTGACTCAAGTGATAAAGTTCGGTAACCACATGAAAATTATCAGATAAATGCCTATGCTGAGAGAGGAAACGAGATCCTTTgccctcttacaatttgaatagaagaaccttttcagatctcttatgtgtctTTTTTCCTGATCTCTCAtatgtaaaaaatgaagatttcttgtaaaaaggtcataaaactaaaaaaacatTTGTGAAGGACAAAAAACCCATTTCTCCCGAACAGCACTTACAGTTAGAGAAGGTACTAAACTTAGCCGTCGGAGACAGTTATAACTTATAACGGACGAATTGGAAACTTCAAGCAGCCAAGTCCAAGTTAGTTTCTCCCGGTTTTAGTCCCCAACTATTAATAGTTGTGATCTCTGTCATGACAGTGTTGCACGgaagagatgatgatgatgatagacgGAGTGCAAGTCGAAGGCAATGGTGTTCACATCCACTCTACCATGTGGATATGCCAATGTTTGTTAGTTTATTGGTACTTCTTAAACGTTCAGCTATCCTGTATATCCAATGAATTGTTCATAAGTTGTACTAGTAATTGCTACTTAATATTTTCCCCAACGTAGTCATTTCAATGCTCCTGTAACTTCTTTTATGTTTCCCTACAAAATCCaccataaatatttttcttttcacccaAAGAGAATTTGTCGCTAATAGCTTCTTTAGAGATTTCTGATTAGAGTTTCTGAGATACCAATACTGGAGATGCTATGCACGCCAAGTCGCGACCAAAGGCTGGAACAATTTAATGTAAGAATGGAGTTTCATGAGATGTAAGTGTCACAACACTAACAATATCTCCTGTTATTATGTCGAATACATAGTAAAGTTTAACAATGTATCAAAATGCATATTCTTTTTGAAGCTATGAAGGCCAAAGATATATTTTCCAGCATTTCTGTGACATGAAAATTGAGGTGACCTCAAACCAATGAATTTTTCATAGAATGAGATGAATAAAGTACACGATGAGTACTATGTGTGAGAGCCTAAGTAACGAAAAGTGGGAAAGCATTACCTAATAATACCTTTTTTCTGAATGTTTGGTATGTGGGATGAGCTAAGCAATGATATCCCATGGGCCATGGGATTATCCTATCCCACCTTTTATATGAGATAGTAATCCCACCATTTTAGCATAAATGGTTGGATAAAATAATCGCGGAACTAATTAATACCCATTACAAAACGTGGAATAAAATAATCCCGCATCTTATCCCCGGATTATATCCTTATCCCAACAACCAAACGACACCCATTAACAAACgcgggataaaataatcccgtGTCTTAAGTTTCTCTAATGGCACTTAAAGTCAAATCTGCACTTCAAGATTGTTTTCAGAGAACACACCTCGTCTGAGGTACGTCAAAACATATTTGCATTGTTTTCATgtcctttatttatatgtatatttcatTCTTGGTGTTCTTCAAATTAGTTTAATTCTTAGCGACCACATTCTGGATATTTCTTAAGAATTGTATGTGGTTGCAATATCAGCTAATTGATAGACAGACGTTCCTTGACATTACATTCTACAATTAGTTTCTGTTCAAAGTATGAGAATCTTTCTCCTGTATTCGACTGCAATGTcattgttaaatttaattattaaaattaagCCTTTTGTGCTTATCTTTACGTGTAAATCTTGCTGTTACAGACAATTGATGGTTTAACTGATTCTTCTGTCGTTTGGTTGAAGGAATCAAGAAAAACCAATTCCAGCATAAAGTTTCGTGTTGGGACATCCTCTTCAACCAAGCAGAGTTTCTACAGTCGTCTTTGTTACAGGAGCAGTTAAGCATCCAACGACATCAGCCAACTCCTTCAATGGAAACAACACCCTTCTCCCCACTTAAAAAATGCTGCACTCCGAATATCTCAATCCAAAGAGACAGTATGTGGAAAAAAATTAGACCGGGAGTGGAAAGTGAACGACTCACAGCACTCAAATTATCCCCAAAGACTCACTATGTGAAGTAGCACAAGATCAGCTGGCGGGAAGTGTAGAGGGTGGGGGGAGGAGATAAGCGGGATAAAAACACAAGTTCACTGAAAGTGGTATTATGGTAGACAAAGAGGGGAAAGGAACAGCAAGATAGATGCACCAGAAATAAATCTTGAGGTGCCTAAATTAAATAAACTAGAAAGGTCGAAGTAAAATGGTCCTTCTCACTTGTGATATGATGTCACAACCCAACTTACGGGCCGTGCAGGCACCTACCGTGTTACTacttagtaggcgaacccttaccaaccaacccaaTATTCAGACAGTTTTATTAAcaacaaaatactaaatgatcacaaattaaaagtaaatatgCGTGATGACTCTGTTATTGATACAAGAAAACTGAAAAAATCCCCgagatctagtctagacaggtatAAGAGCTCCTATTACACAAGGATAAACAAAATAAACGACAGAGCCTCTTCCTGGAATGAGATGAGCAAGGCTGTAGGAAGATGTCCGGAAATCCACAAAGAGAAACTTCAACTTATAACCTGCAACACATCTACATccaaaaaggatgtagcaagagtagtatcccCCGATACACCACACGCactggtaagtatcataggtcgactaagattagttcacacaacacaatataaaatcaacaaaataaacAGATAAGTCAACGTATGCCCCAGGACTCCCGATATAGATAGTTACCCCAAAATGAACTCGTCTCTCTAAATCCTAGTTATGTCGGTTCTCGTATTCTCACAGTATTACCGGTTATTTGACTAGTCAAGTGTAGTTCTATTCTGTACTTCCTTTAGGGACAAATAAATTAGTCCTATCTCTTTGTTACACTAACGTCCACTTCTCGATTCTTAGCCTTAGGGAGTTCTATCCGGTTCACTCGCTAGGGTATGACGCATCCACGGGACATATTCATCACCCTTCCATCAACACTGGGACTCTCCCACATCCATCAGACTAAATGCAGAACCTTGAAACTTAACAATTCATTCCTAATCCAACAGCTTCATGAATGATCAGAAAACCCTCAGAAAGTACCACACAATGATAGGAGATGTACAGAGTAATATAATAGAATGACAGCATGCAATATGAGGAGATAAAGttatgtaatgcaatgcaatggcaaAATgcacactgtacacacatgctaactggtGTCATTGCCCAGAagtcatgacctacaggggacccatggtgtctatgtaccactcgttccggatccaCTCCTCGAACCCGAGCCACATTCAAGGTCACATTCTCACCctcggtcaaatgtgcctttttcGTATATGTAATTATGTTTACCTTCACATCGCTTCCAATGATCGATTATCAAGTAGTACCTCCTATCCATCCCAACTCGGCCATGAAACCGGATAGCACAACTGATGCTTACACAAAGTTTCTGCTCCATGCATTATCGCATAACCATATACAATATATGCAATGATATTAATGAATGAGAACAATGTCATGAAATATGCCCTTGACGGGCGTAGCTCTATTATGCCTTCCCTTCAACTCACCCAATACAACCATTTTTATTGACAAGAATGAACAACCGTAATGAATGTTACCAATTGACTCGGCAATCCATGCAGAAATTAGATATACAAGGGAATAGTTACTCTAAACTACGGGGTAGCCCTTTTTAACAATGATAAATAATCACTTCCTAATTCGTAACGCATAAACATCAAGAATTATAGAACTTAGTACCCAGTTATATACTCGTTGTTACCCTAATTACTATATACACATAAACTTCCGTTAAATTATGAACATATCCACCCAAACTTCGTGTCTGAAGACTAAATCATGCaatctcccgtcaattctacatgTATATACGATTAACTAATCAGAgtttaactcaagtaaaccgtaacctacctcgatgacaAACAGCTATTTGAATTTCCATGAAATGCTCACGCTCCTAGCCCTTTATCAGAATCCATGAGAGATGATAGTTGTAGGGAAAGATACGGAGAATGTTGGAGAAGCCTCTTTTCTTagtgtcaagggtttttcttcatGTAAAACCTAATAACAGCCTTGGAGGGTCCTTTGttaaaaaggagggtgaaatataaaactaagaatGGAAAAACGCGTATTCTGGTCCGTGACGCCCACTGCGGCGGACGTCAGTCTCGCTACAGCGGTAACTTGGCCGCTACAGCGGAACAGTTTATGCCCGGGCTCGCGATTTTCAACTCTCTTCGAAACTTATTTTTCCACTATTAATCATCTAAACACCCCATGGGGCTTACCATTTAAGATCATATGCCTATATTGAACGCGGGTTCGcgaagtattaaataacgaccgggCGAGTCGTTAcgccagataccaattaaaccaccGTTCATCCCCGAATGGCGTGGGATAGGGTAAGGATCACGCTCCTAGCCCCTACACCCTAGGAGGCAGGATTTCGAGTTATCGTCGCGAGAAGGAAAAAATTACAAGGAGGTTGGAAAATGTGCAgcccgctacagcggtcatcGGAC from the Lycium ferocissimum isolate CSIRO_LF1 chromosome 11, AGI_CSIRO_Lferr_CH_V1, whole genome shotgun sequence genome contains:
- the LOC132036284 gene encoding cytochrome P450 CYP72A616-like, with the protein product MANLVFLSLLLFPLLILSYFLLKISYSILIKPKLLEKRLKLQGFKGTRYKLLLGDLKDVGNQMNEAWSKPIGLTHAIVPRVDPFTHYMVQKYGKISLSWLGASPRLIIMDPTLIKEVLLNKQGHFHLPPLNPLVLILTKGLTTLQGEKWAMHRKIINPAFHLDKLKGMIPTLAESCAFMIEKWMKSISPEGTSEIDIWPEFQDLTGDIISRTAFGSSYEDGKKILELQKELQLLVIEAMGMLYIPGFRFVPTKKNRRRKYLDRRITSMLKTIVDTKENMIRTGQTREDDLLGLLLQFNNENNSLNNVNNSYQMTKEDIIEECKQFYLAGHETTSSLLTWTLIVLAIHQDWQEKARQEVLQVVRDKNPDAEAISHLKTVSMILNEVLRLYPPVIALYKRAYKECRIGDLSIPAGVDLTLPIMLINRETELWGDDAEEFKPERFAEGISHACKDPTQMAFMPFGWGPRTCIGQNFSMIEAKVALSMILKQFSFKLSPAYAHAPYTVMTLQPQHGAQIMFHPLN